From a single Leopardus geoffroyi isolate Oge1 chromosome E1, O.geoffroyi_Oge1_pat1.0, whole genome shotgun sequence genomic region:
- the LOC123603708 gene encoding junction plakoglobin → MEVMNLIEQPIKVTEWQQTYTYDSGIHSGANTCVPSVSSKGIMEEDEACGRQYTLKKTTTYTQVPQSQGDLEYQMSTTARAKRVREAMCPGVTGEDSSLLLATQVEGQATNLQRLAEPSQLLKSAIVHLINYQDDAELATRALPELTKLLNDEDPVVVTKAAMIVNQLSKKEASRRALMGSPQLVAAVVRTMQNTSDLDTARCTTSILHNLSHHREGLLAIFKSGGIPALVRMLSSPVESVLFYAITTLHNLLLYQEGAKMAVRLADGLQKMVPLLNKNNPKFLAITTDCLQLLAYGNQESKLIILANGGPQALVQIMRNYSYEKLLWTTSRVLKVLSVCPSNKPAIVEAGGMQALGKHLTSNSPRLVQNCLWTLRNLSDVATKQEGLESVLKILVNQLSVDDVNVLTCATGTLSNLTCNNSKNKTLVTQNSGVEALIHAILRAGDKDDITEPAVCALRHLTSRHPEAEMAQNSVRLNYGIPAIVKLLNQPNQWPLVKATIGLIRNLALCPANHAPLQEAAVIPRLVQLLVKAHQDAQRHVAAGTQQPYTDGVRMEEIVEGCAGALHILARDPMNRMEIFRLNTIPLFVQLLYSSVENIQRVAAGVLCELAQDKEAADAIDAEGASSPLMELLHSRNEGTATYAAAVLFRISEDKNPDYRKRVSVELTNSLFKHDPAAWEAAQSMIPINEPYADDMDATYRPMYSSDVPLDPLDMHMDMDGDYPIDTYSDGLRPPYPAADHMLA, encoded by the exons ATGGAGGTGATGAACCTGATCGAACAACCCATCAAGGTGACTGAGTGGCAACAGACATACACCTATGACTCTGGCATCCACTCGGGGGCCAACACCTGTGTGCCCTCGGTCAGTAGCAAGGGCATCATGGAGGAGGATGAGGCCTGCGGGCGCCAGTACACGCTCAAGAAGACCACCACctacactcaggtgccccagagccaAG GAGACCTGGAGTACCAGATGTCCACGACGGCCAGAGCCAAGCGGGTGCGGGAGGCCATGTGTCCTGGCGTGACAGGTGAAGACAGCTCACTGCTGCTGGCCACCCAGGTGGAGGGGCAGGCCACCAACCTGCAGCGGCTGGCCGAGCCGTCCCAGCTGCTCAAGTCAGCCATCGTGCATCTCATCAACTACCAGGACGACGCCGAGCTGGCCACCCGGGCCCTGCCCGAACTCACCAAACTGCTCAACGATGAGGACCCG GTGGTAGTGACCAAGGCAGCCATGATCGTGAACCAGCTGTCCAAGAAAGAGGCGTCGCGGCGGGCGCTGATGGGCTCACCCCAGCTGGTGGCAGCCGTGGTGCGTACGATGCAGAACACCAGTGACCTGGACACGGCCCGCTGCACCACGAGCATCCTGCATAACCTCTCCCACCACCGCGAGGGGCTCCTTGCCATCTTCAAGTCAGGCGGGATCCCTGCCCTGGTCCGCATGCTCAG cTCCCCCGTGGAGTCGGTCCTGTTCTACGCCATCACCACGCTGCACAACCTGCTGCTCTACCAGGAGGGCGCCAAGATGGCGGTGCGCCTGGCAGACGGGCTGCAGAAGATGGTGCCCCTGCTTAACAAGAACAACCCCAAGTTCCTGGCCATCACCACCGACTGCCTGCAGCTCCTGGCCTACGGCAACCAGGAGAGCAAG CTCATCATCCTAGCCAACGGAGGACCCCAGGCCCTCGTGCAGATCATGCGCAACTACAGTTATGAGAAGCTGCTCTGGACTACCAGCCGCGTGCTCAAGGTGCTGTCTGTGTGTCCCAGCAATAAGCCCGCCATTGTGGAGGCTG GTGGGATGCAGGCCCTGGGCAAACACCTGACAAGCAACAGCCCTCGCCTCGTACAGAACTGCCTCTGGACCCTGCGTAATCTCTCGGACGTGGCCACCAAACAG GAGGGCCTGGAGAGCGTGCTGAAGATACTGGTGAACCAGCTGAGCGTGGATGACGTCAATGTCCTCACCTGCGCCACGGGCACGCTGTCCAACCTGACGTGCAACAACAGCAAGAACAAGACGCTGGTGACCCAGAACAGCGGCGTGGAGGCTCTCATCCACGCCATCCTGCGTGCCGGCGACAAGGACGACATCACGGAGCCTGCGGTCTGCGCCCTGCGCCACCTCACCAGCCGTCACCCGGAGGCCGAGATGGCCCAGAACTCCGTGCGCCTCAACTACGGCATCCCGGCCATCGTCAAGCTGCTCAACCAGCCCAACCAGTGGCCGCTGGTCAAG GCAACCATCGGCCTGATCAGGAATCTGGCCCTGTGTCCAGCCAACcatgcccctctgcaggaggcgGCGGTCATTCCCCGCCTCGTGCAGTTGCTGGTCAAGGCTCACCAGGATGCCCAGCGCCACGTGGCTGCAGGCACACAGCAGCCATACACG GACGGCGTGAGGATGGAGGAGATTGTGGAGGGCTGTGCCGGAGCCCTGCACATCCTCGCCCGGGACCCCATGAACCGCATGGAGATCTTCCGACTGAACACCATCCCCCTGTTTGTGCAG ctcctgtaCTCATCAGTGGAGAACATCCAGCGTGTAGCCGCCGGGGTGCTGTGTGAGCTGGCCCAGGACAAGGAGGCAGCTGATGCCATTGATGCCGAGGGGGCCTCGTCCCCACTCATGGAGCTACTGCACTCTCGCAACGAGGGCACAG CCACCTATGCTGCCGCTGTCCTGTTCCGCATCTCTGAGGACAAGAACCCAGATTATCGTAAGCGTGTGTCTGTGGAGCTCACCAACTCCCTCTTCAAGCATGACCCAGCTGCCTGGGAGGCC GCCCAGAGCATGATCCCCATCAATGAACCCTACGCAGATG aCATGGATGCCACCTACCGCCCCATGTACTCGAGTGACGTGCCCCTGGACCCTCTGGACATGCACATGGACATGGACGGAGACTATCCCATCGACACCTACAGCGACGGCCTGAGGCCCCCCTACCCTGCGGCGGACCACATGCTGGCCTAG